A window from Nitrospira sp. ND1 encodes these proteins:
- a CDS encoding RNA polymerase sigma factor has product MTRDEILTSLRERILAFATSRVSKDLAEDLTQEVLVLLHEKYARVTELTELVPLAFQVLRFKMLDAHRKSLRRGEYNQESVDELPLANPGDDPATLLDQKQRVDRLLAAVAQLGDRCRDLLTLKLEGHSFPEIQTRMGQHSINTIYTWDLRCRKQLLSLMGGTWE; this is encoded by the coding sequence ATGACGCGAGACGAGATACTCACCAGCCTGCGCGAAAGGATTCTGGCCTTCGCGACATCACGTGTATCGAAGGATCTCGCCGAAGATCTCACGCAGGAGGTGTTGGTCCTGTTGCATGAAAAGTATGCCCGCGTCACCGAACTGACCGAACTGGTCCCCCTGGCCTTTCAGGTGCTCCGGTTCAAAATGCTGGATGCCCATCGCAAGTCACTGCGCCGGGGCGAATACAATCAGGAATCGGTCGATGAGCTGCCGTTGGCTAATCCCGGTGACGATCCGGCGACACTATTGGATCAGAAGCAGCGTGTCGATCGACTGTTAGCCGCCGTGGCTCAGCTCGGGGATCGCTGCCGCGACCTCCTCACATTGAAATTGGAAGGACACAGTTTCCCGGAGATTCAAACGCGCATGGGACAGCATTCGATCAACACCATTTACACCTGGGATCTCCGCTGCCGAAAACAGTTGTTGAGTTTGATGGGCGGCACGTGGGAATGA
- a CDS encoding alpha/beta hydrolase: MLFITSRMPTVNTEPELNPNFVFDLRNNSSSRGFFCCNRNKNGAIEEIGSKNFLTAIKESQYRQVIIYIHGFSNLPEDVFNDAEEFQSLCNKEKNGELLVVPIIWPCDNDLGLVKDYWDDQKAADQSAFAFARMFQKFMEWRNSSDANPDEDPCLKRINVLAHSMGNRVLRQTLSLWQKYDQPGGLPLLFRNTFLIAADILNESLHKGEAGEPISHASRNVVVYYASDDLALRASKVSNLKNAEASRRLGHTGPEDMDLTPKNVYAIDCDDVNTVYDPPKGHSYFRSGRRKGQPGVVFDHIFETVLTGRVFPNDESRKSSILELPRSRSKA; the protein is encoded by the coding sequence ATGCTCTTCATCACTAGTCGAATGCCGACGGTCAACACCGAGCCTGAACTGAATCCGAACTTCGTCTTCGATCTTCGAAACAATTCGTCGAGTCGTGGATTCTTCTGCTGCAACAGGAACAAGAACGGCGCGATTGAAGAAATCGGCAGCAAGAATTTTTTGACGGCCATCAAAGAGTCCCAATATCGTCAGGTGATCATCTATATCCACGGCTTCTCGAATCTTCCCGAGGATGTCTTCAACGACGCAGAGGAGTTTCAATCCCTTTGCAACAAGGAGAAGAACGGGGAGTTGCTCGTGGTCCCCATCATCTGGCCTTGCGATAACGATCTGGGCCTCGTCAAAGACTATTGGGACGATCAGAAGGCGGCGGATCAAAGCGCCTTTGCCTTCGCCCGCATGTTTCAGAAATTCATGGAGTGGAGGAATTCATCCGACGCGAATCCCGACGAGGATCCCTGCCTCAAGCGGATCAATGTCCTGGCGCACTCCATGGGCAATCGCGTACTTCGTCAGACGTTAAGCCTCTGGCAGAAGTACGATCAACCGGGGGGATTGCCGCTCCTGTTTCGAAATACCTTTCTGATCGCCGCGGATATCTTGAACGAGTCTCTGCACAAGGGCGAGGCTGGCGAGCCGATCAGTCATGCCTCGCGCAACGTGGTGGTCTATTACGCCTCGGACGACCTGGCGCTTCGGGCAAGCAAGGTCTCGAATCTCAAGAACGCCGAAGCCTCTCGCCGTCTCGGGCACACCGGCCCGGAAGACATGGATCTGACACCCAAGAACGTCTATGCCATCGACTGCGATGACGTCAACACGGTGTACGATCCCCCGAAAGGCCATTCGTATTTCAGATCCGGAAGGAGAAAAGGTCAGCCCGGCGTGGTGTTCGACCATATCTTTGAAACGGTCCTGACCGGCCGAGTGTTTCCGAACGATGAGTCCAGGAAGTCGAGTATTTTGGAATTACCCCGATCGAGGTCCAAGGCCTGA
- a CDS encoding IS256 family transposase → MPRKTNTTKDLAPALPVSQELLDQLVPGPLTPAQFETLFRGLKKAVLERALGAELTHHLGTEQAPGAPRGNHRNGTTPKTVLTDEGAVRLEVPRDRSGTFEPQLIGKHERRFTGFDDKIIALYARGMTVREIQGYLSEMYAVEVSPDFISTVSEAVLAEVTAWQSRPLEPLYPVVFFDALRVKIREDAVVRNKAVYLALGVRADGTREILGLWIEQTEGAKFWLKVFNELRTRGVMDVLIAVVDGLKGLAEAIGTVFPQTTVQTCIVHLIRNSLDYVSWKDRQAVAAAIRPIYTAPTEAAAHAALDAFEAGPWGTKYAPIRGLWRRAWNHVTPFFAFPPEVRRILYTTNAIESVHMRLRKIIKTRGHFPTDEAATKLLWLALRNITAGWSRATRDWKAAMNQFAILYAERFNPSVA, encoded by the coding sequence ATGCCTCGCAAGACGAACACGACGAAGGACCTCGCCCCGGCGCTGCCGGTAAGCCAGGAATTGTTGGACCAGTTGGTGCCTGGGCCGCTGACGCCGGCACAATTTGAGACTCTGTTCCGGGGCCTGAAGAAGGCGGTGCTGGAGCGTGCCCTGGGGGCGGAGCTGACGCATCACCTGGGGACGGAGCAGGCCCCCGGCGCGCCCCGTGGCAACCACCGCAACGGCACGACGCCGAAGACCGTACTCACCGACGAGGGGGCAGTGCGGCTCGAGGTGCCGCGGGATCGGAGCGGGACCTTCGAGCCGCAGTTAATCGGCAAACACGAGCGGCGCTTCACGGGCTTTGATGACAAGATCATCGCCTTGTATGCTCGGGGGATGACCGTCCGGGAGATCCAGGGCTACCTGTCCGAGATGTATGCGGTGGAGGTCTCGCCCGACTTCATCAGCACCGTGAGCGAGGCCGTGCTGGCCGAGGTGACGGCCTGGCAGAGTCGGCCCCTGGAGCCGCTGTACCCCGTCGTGTTCTTCGATGCGTTGCGGGTGAAGATCCGTGAAGACGCGGTGGTGCGGAACAAGGCGGTGTATCTCGCGCTGGGCGTGCGCGCCGATGGGACGCGGGAGATCCTGGGGCTGTGGATCGAGCAGACCGAAGGGGCAAAGTTCTGGCTGAAGGTGTTCAACGAGCTGCGCACCCGTGGGGTCATGGACGTGCTCATCGCGGTGGTGGATGGTTTAAAGGGGCTCGCCGAGGCGATTGGCACGGTGTTTCCACAGACCACCGTGCAAACCTGCATCGTGCACCTGATCCGCAATTCACTGGACTACGTGAGCTGGAAGGACCGCCAGGCGGTGGCCGCCGCAATCCGGCCGATCTACACCGCGCCGACCGAGGCGGCGGCTCACGCCGCGCTGGACGCGTTCGAGGCCGGTCCGTGGGGGACCAAGTATGCGCCCATTCGCGGCCTGTGGCGACGGGCCTGGAACCACGTGACGCCCTTCTTTGCGTTCCCCCCGGAGGTGCGGCGGATCCTCTACACGACCAATGCCATTGAGTCGGTGCACATGCGGCTGCGCAAGATCATCAAGACGCGCGGTCACTTCCCGACCGACGAAGCGGCGACCAAATTGCTGTGGCTGGCGCTGCGCAATATTACGGCCGGCTGGAGCCGGGCGACGCGGGACTGGAAGGCGGCGATGAATCAATTCGCCATCCTGTATGCAGAGCGGTTCAATCCGAGTGTGGCGTGA
- a CDS encoding nucleotidyltransferase domain-containing protein: MKSTEPQPLGDIDLKLKDILSRHPSVEMAFLFGSLAAGQGRMGSDLDLAVATVTPLTPQTKIELIEDLAVAIGRPVDLIDLAQAHGPLLQQIVTRGRMVLCKNRTLYAELLRRVAYDEADVMPYYRRILSERRQAWIGI, from the coding sequence ATGAAGTCTACTGAGCCACAACCATTGGGCGATATCGACCTGAAGCTGAAGGACATCTTGTCCAGGCATCCCTCCGTTGAAATGGCCTTCCTGTTTGGTTCGCTCGCAGCCGGGCAGGGACGAATGGGGAGCGACCTCGATCTCGCAGTAGCAACCGTCACTCCGCTCACCCCACAAACCAAAATTGAACTCATCGAAGATCTCGCCGTCGCAATCGGTCGTCCGGTCGATCTCATCGACCTCGCTCAGGCACACGGACCCTTGTTGCAACAGATTGTGACGAGGGGGCGCATGGTTCTGTGTAAGAACCGGACGCTCTATGCCGAACTGTTGCGGCGCGTGGCCTATGACGAGGCCGACGTCATGCCCTACTATCGCCGAATCCTCTCGGAGAGAAGGCAGGCATGGATCGGAATATAG
- a CDS encoding DUF86 domain-containing protein — protein sequence MDRNIVEAKLESLRRCVDRIAEKTPASADQLIHDPDLQDIIALNLQRAVQTSVDLAAHLIAESDAPAPSTMAEHFEILDHLQIISPALAQRLKKAVGFRNIAVHSYQAIDWSIVFQISRHHLDDFKQFAQAVAKRLSAS from the coding sequence ATGGATCGGAATATAGTCGAGGCCAAACTCGAATCGCTGCGGCGTTGCGTTGACCGAATCGCCGAGAAAACGCCGGCGTCCGCCGACCAGTTGATCCACGATCCAGACTTGCAGGACATCATCGCGCTCAATCTTCAGCGCGCGGTTCAAACCTCTGTCGACCTAGCGGCCCACCTGATCGCCGAGTCCGACGCCCCTGCTCCCTCCACAATGGCGGAGCACTTTGAGATTCTCGACCATCTACAGATCATCAGCCCTGCCCTGGCCCAACGCCTCAAGAAAGCCGTTGGATTCAGAAACATCGCTGTGCATAGCTATCAGGCGATCGACTGGAGCATCGTGTTCCAAATTTCCCGACATCACCTCGACGACTTCAAGCAATTCGCTCAAGCAGTCGCCAAGCGCCTTTCTGCGTCATAG
- a CDS encoding DUF2330 domain-containing protein: protein MEHTESRFQSNPSANRRDPRLYHIASLGTLLAYGLFWLHFDLSLWQIAVTIGTALLTQYAGTRYAKLPCFDPKSALISSLSLCILLRTDHLAIAALASVVAIGSKFVFRWNDKHLVNPTNLALAIALASGMGWISPGQWGQVAWFGFLIACLGSLVVTRAARADVTFAFLAVYVSLLFARALWLGDPLTIPFHQIESGALLIFAFFMISDPKTTPDSRAGRIVYALCVALATLYVQFGLFRPNGPLWGLIACTPLVPLLDHLFPGARYVWTRPSTGSASPNSSLHINAQPPAATRHQSVPVPLVSPTKEVLMRRTIVPSLLFALGLLAWSGEASAFCGFYVGKADTSLFNKASEVAIARHDNKTVITMANDFKGDVKEFALVVPVPTILEKEQIHVGDPAVLKHLADYSAPRLVEYFDENPCLRYELMERRSMDAMKSMAPAAAPARERDKALGVTVEAQYTVGEYDILILSAKESNGLESWLTENGYRIPNGASAVLNSYLKQGMKFFVAKVNLGEQTKLGLTHLRPLQIAFESRKFMLPIRLGTVNADGAQELFIYFLTKQGRVETTNYRTVRLPEAQEIPLYVKDKFGDFYRDLFTQQVKRENERGLFMEYAWDMNWCDPCAANPLSADELRSVGVFWQDGHGRMGKGIPMAQNVFLTRLHVRYDAAHFPEDLMFQETSGHSNFQARYILRHPWTGTDECAAATAYRHQLRERYEREAQTLASLTGWNIGDIRKTMNIASVPAGEEKKWYQRLWTN from the coding sequence ATGGAGCACACCGAAAGCAGATTCCAATCGAACCCATCGGCGAACCGGCGCGATCCCCGCCTCTATCACATCGCCAGTCTGGGAACGTTGCTGGCGTACGGTCTCTTCTGGCTCCACTTCGACCTGAGCCTCTGGCAGATCGCCGTCACGATCGGAACAGCGTTGCTCACTCAATATGCCGGGACGCGTTACGCCAAGCTTCCATGCTTTGATCCTAAGAGCGCCCTCATCTCTTCCCTGTCGCTCTGCATCCTCCTCCGCACCGATCACCTCGCGATCGCAGCATTGGCCTCAGTCGTAGCCATCGGCAGCAAGTTCGTGTTCCGCTGGAACGACAAACATCTGGTCAATCCGACCAACCTGGCGTTGGCCATCGCGCTCGCGAGCGGGATGGGCTGGATCTCACCTGGACAATGGGGCCAGGTCGCCTGGTTCGGTTTTCTCATCGCCTGCCTCGGCAGTCTCGTCGTGACCCGGGCGGCGCGGGCGGATGTGACCTTCGCCTTTCTCGCCGTCTACGTCAGTCTCCTCTTTGCACGGGCCCTGTGGCTCGGCGATCCACTCACGATTCCGTTTCACCAAATCGAAAGCGGCGCGCTGCTGATCTTTGCCTTCTTCATGATCTCCGATCCCAAAACCACACCCGACTCCCGCGCCGGGCGAATCGTCTATGCCCTCTGCGTTGCCCTCGCCACGCTTTACGTCCAGTTCGGATTGTTCCGCCCGAATGGGCCGCTGTGGGGGCTGATCGCCTGCACACCACTCGTCCCACTACTCGACCATCTGTTTCCCGGTGCTCGTTACGTTTGGACCAGGCCATCGACTGGTAGCGCGTCACCAAACTCGTCGTTACACATTAATGCCCAACCGCCAGCCGCTACTCGTCACCAGTCTGTTCCCGTGCCTCTCGTGTCACCAACCAAGGAGGTTCTTATGAGACGTACCATCGTGCCTTCATTGTTATTCGCCCTCGGCCTGCTCGCATGGAGCGGCGAGGCCTCGGCCTTTTGCGGTTTCTACGTCGGCAAGGCCGACACCAGCCTGTTCAACAAGGCCTCTGAAGTGGCCATCGCCCGCCACGACAACAAAACCGTGATCACCATGGCGAACGATTTCAAAGGAGATGTGAAGGAGTTTGCGCTGGTGGTTCCGGTGCCGACCATCCTGGAGAAGGAGCAGATCCATGTCGGCGATCCGGCGGTACTGAAACATCTGGCCGACTACTCGGCGCCGAGACTGGTCGAATACTTCGACGAGAACCCCTGCCTGCGTTATGAACTCATGGAGCGTAGGAGCATGGATGCGATGAAGAGCATGGCCCCGGCTGCAGCACCGGCCCGTGAGCGTGACAAGGCCTTAGGGGTCACGGTCGAAGCTCAATACACGGTCGGGGAGTACGACATCCTGATTCTCTCGGCCAAGGAGAGCAACGGGCTCGAAAGCTGGCTGACCGAGAACGGCTATCGCATCCCGAACGGAGCGTCGGCCGTCCTCAATAGCTATCTCAAACAGGGCATGAAATTTTTCGTCGCCAAGGTGAATCTGGGCGAGCAGACGAAGCTCGGCTTGACGCACCTCCGACCGCTTCAGATTGCATTCGAATCGCGGAAGTTCATGTTGCCGATCCGGCTCGGCACGGTGAACGCCGATGGCGCACAAGAGCTGTTTATCTATTTCCTGACGAAGCAGGGCCGGGTAGAGACGACGAACTACCGAACCGTGCGACTCCCTGAGGCACAGGAAATTCCGCTCTACGTGAAAGACAAGTTCGGCGACTTCTATCGCGACCTGTTCACGCAACAGGTCAAACGGGAAAACGAGCGCGGCCTGTTCATGGAGTATGCCTGGGATATGAACTGGTGCGACCCCTGCGCGGCCAATCCGCTCAGCGCCGATGAACTCCGCAGTGTGGGCGTCTTCTGGCAGGATGGACACGGGCGGATGGGCAAGGGCATACCGATGGCCCAGAACGTGTTCCTCACCCGGCTGCACGTGCGCTACGATGCCGCGCATTTCCCTGAAGACCTGATGTTCCAGGAGACCTCGGGTCACAGTAATTTTCAAGCGCGTTATATCCTGCGCCATCCCTGGACTGGAACCGATGAATGCGCCGCCGCCACGGCGTACCGGCATCAACTGCGGGAGCGATATGAGCGGGAGGCGCAAACGCTGGCGTCACTGACGGGTTGGAACATCGGTGACATTCGCAAAACGATGAACATCGCCTCGGTGCCTGCCGGCGAGGAGAAGAAATGGTATCAGCGCTTGTGGACGAACTAG
- a CDS encoding DUF3617 family protein, whose amino-acid sequence MKTRVLLYGLVGVTLGVAPVRAESVPMKPGEYQVTAVTDASNGEAGKPDTRTRCVREEHLANPDAVFNYYALNGFQPNPSSKVVNVSMHGGKVSYDIEGVYAVTRVEGTVSPTGFSVVRKATPKGDHALSVTMKVDAKRTGDCPGK is encoded by the coding sequence ATGAAGACACGCGTGTTGCTGTATGGGCTTGTCGGCGTCACCCTCGGTGTTGCGCCGGTGCGGGCGGAGTCGGTTCCGATGAAGCCAGGCGAATATCAAGTGACGGCGGTGACGGATGCCAGCAACGGCGAGGCAGGGAAACCGGACACCCGCACTCGCTGTGTGAGGGAGGAGCATCTCGCCAATCCGGATGCCGTCTTTAATTACTATGCCTTGAACGGGTTTCAGCCCAACCCGTCCAGCAAGGTGGTGAATGTGTCGATGCACGGCGGGAAGGTCAGTTACGATATCGAAGGCGTCTACGCGGTCACTCGCGTGGAGGGGACGGTGTCTCCCACCGGGTTTTCCGTGGTCCGCAAAGCGACGCCCAAGGGCGATCATGCGCTGTCGGTGACCATGAAAGTCGACGCGAAACGAACCGGGGATTGTCCCGGCAAGTGA
- a CDS encoding DUF3015 family protein: MIANHRPIVAAFGGLALVLLLSACSFKATFKETTDTTSNITGTTSGRIWWNEDGLLKPEHKVAAFTAYNADNLQSDAARGQGEYLASLDRLMGASDASVFQPFAQDSFSRWSRTGSTSTTDLVNDLQSALR, translated from the coding sequence ATGATTGCCAATCATCGCCCGATCGTCGCCGCATTCGGAGGGCTCGCTCTCGTCTTGCTGCTCTCGGCCTGCTCCTTCAAAGCCACCTTCAAGGAAACGACGGACACGACCTCGAACATTACCGGGACCACATCCGGACGCATCTGGTGGAACGAAGACGGCCTGCTGAAACCCGAACACAAGGTTGCGGCTTTCACCGCCTACAATGCGGACAATCTTCAATCCGACGCGGCCCGCGGACAGGGCGAGTACCTGGCCTCGCTGGACCGCCTCATGGGCGCCTCCGACGCCTCGGTATTTCAACCGTTCGCGCAAGACTCATTCAGCCGCTGGAGCCGAACCGGAAGCACCTCGACCACCGACTTGGTGAACGATCTGCAATCCGCGCTGCGCTAG
- a CDS encoding universal stress protein, producing MNALHPPFTIHRIFHPTDFSQDSQVAFAHALKLALVFRAELTIMHVDPAVSPEGFEDFPRIRPTLAQWGLLPESSSKGDVTKLGIRIRKVRALASDAKQAIIHHLTASPTDLMVLATHQHEGFARWVHHALAEPVSREMQVKTLFVPSHVEGFVSRETGQTSLQRLLLPISIQPPSQPAIDAASALISELSAPPVTLTLVHAGKEPDVNALELPQKADWSWNQLFGKGDPVEWILAAGAEFDVDLIVMATKAQDSLLDMLRGSTTERVLRGARCPLLAIPAKLI from the coding sequence ATGAATGCGTTGCACCCCCCGTTCACGATTCATCGGATCTTCCACCCCACAGATTTTTCGCAGGACAGCCAGGTGGCCTTCGCCCATGCACTCAAGCTGGCGCTGGTGTTTCGTGCCGAGCTGACGATCATGCATGTGGACCCGGCCGTCTCTCCGGAGGGATTCGAAGACTTCCCCCGTATTCGCCCGACCCTGGCTCAGTGGGGACTGCTGCCGGAATCCAGCTCCAAGGGCGATGTGACCAAACTGGGCATCCGGATCAGGAAAGTGCGCGCCTTGGCCTCCGATGCCAAACAGGCTATCATTCATCATCTGACGGCATCGCCGACGGATCTGATGGTGCTGGCCACGCATCAGCACGAGGGATTCGCCCGGTGGGTGCATCACGCGCTCGCGGAACCGGTCTCCCGTGAAATGCAGGTGAAGACGCTGTTTGTCCCGTCACACGTGGAAGGATTTGTTTCCAGGGAGACAGGCCAGACCTCGCTCCAGCGCCTGCTCCTGCCCATTTCCATCCAGCCGCCTTCCCAGCCCGCCATCGATGCCGCAAGCGCGCTGATCTCGGAACTGAGCGCCCCACCCGTCACGCTGACCCTGGTTCATGCGGGGAAAGAACCGGACGTCAACGCGCTGGAACTGCCTCAAAAAGCAGACTGGTCCTGGAATCAGTTATTCGGCAAAGGCGATCCGGTGGAATGGATTCTGGCGGCAGGCGCGGAGTTCGACGTGGACTTGATTGTCATGGCGACAAAGGCACAGGACAGCCTCCTGGACATGCTGCGCGGCAGCACCACGGAACGCGTGCTCCGCGGCGCGCGCTGCCCGCTCCTGGCGATTCCGGCCAAGCTCATCTGA